The following nucleotide sequence is from Drosophila kikkawai strain 14028-0561.14 chromosome 2L, DkikHiC1v2, whole genome shotgun sequence.
TTATATAGAAATCTCTATTTAAACCTTCGAATATCTTCCACAGAGTCGGATCACTATTACCACTGCGGAGTTTGATGACAAGTTTAAGAACAGCACCCATCACCTGGGCAGGAGCACCCTGACCGTGACGAATGCCCAGCCAACGGACACTGGTCTCTACAAGTGCGTCGTCACCGAgaccaccaacaacaagcccCAGATTGTTTCCTACAAGATCAGAGTCTTGGGTAAGTCTTAGGCTAGTCTGCTTAGTTTCTACATCCTCTTATCCTTGATCTTTGCAGCCCCCAATGAAACCTACCTGAATGTCAATGAGCCCTCGAACCACTACGATGTCCGGGAGTTTGCCAACAAGACCATCCAGATGACGGCCACATTTGAGGGCTTCCCCGAGCCCACCTTCAGCTGGCTGAAGCCGGACGGCACCGAGGTCTGGCAGACGGAGCATAACTTCAAGATTATCTCCACTGAGCGCAGCACTACGCTGCAGGTGCTCAATGCCCAGCTGGAGGACAGTGGCACCTACATCCTACGCGGCACAAACACTATTCAGACTGTGGAAAGGCCCTATAATGTCAGTGTTATTGATGGCCCTGCGCTTAGCATGTCGGATGTCTATGTCCAAGTGGGCAAGGTGGCCCGGCTGGAGTGCACAGTGCGTGCTTATCCGCCGGCCATTGTTACCTTCTTCTTCCGGCCCTGCACCTTGGAGCCACGATGGCCCACCTGCTCGGTGCTTAACCAGAATTTTAGTGTAAGTTTGGGAAGGATATTTTGTGGTCTAgattttttgaatattatttttaagaacatttattatctttattattattacacaTCTTTCATCCATAATTTTATGTATTCCtcataagtttattattaagtgttaaacaaataattaagttTATGTTTAAACATTTGTCTATCGTCTCCTCAAACATCTTTCATTGGCTATTTCTGTGTCGTCTGCTGCAGTCACCCAAAATCCAGGAGGAATATCAGGTACAATCTTTGTTCGTAACTTCCAAAATGAACTCCCCATCTAATCCACTCTATGTACCCCCCACAGTTCCAAACCAAACCCAGACCAGGAAAGCTAAGCATAGAGCGCATCGTGGAGGTGTCCTTCAGGCCCACCGAACCAGGCATCCTGACCTGCATTGCCGAGAATCTGGTGGACGGCAAAGCGCGGCGATCGCAGACCAAGGCACATGTCCTACTAGGCGACATTGCCGAGAATATGACCATTTATGGCCTGGATGAGCAGCGGAAGATTGCCAAGGGTGACGAGGAGAACTTCACCTGCGAGGCTCTGGCTTATCACTTCGACGACAAACTGAGGTGGCTTCACGATGGCGTGGAGCTGGAGGCAGATGAGCGTAAGATTTTCACTACAAGGTATTCCAATGTTtacgaaatttaatttatttttacctttCCAGGTGTCACGATTGAAACCAGCAAAACGGAGTACTCCTACAAGAGTACCGTGCATTTCAGTTCCATAACGGACGAGGATCGTGGCACATACGAGTGTCGTGCCTACCACATCATGAATTCCGGGGACTACGGCAGCCGGGAAATCAACGTCTTCGTCCACGATCCCCGGGCGCCGCAGTGGAAGTACACCAACCTGAATACCCATTCGAAAATGGAGCGAAACCTGAGCCAATCCTTGGAGCTGGTGTGCCGCTCTGAGGCGGTTCCATTGGCCACCGTTCGGTGGTTCAAGGATGGCCGGGAGCTGGTGGAGACGAATCTCTTGCATTTCCCTGAGGGCGACACCAAGCTGCTGATCACTCATCTGTATCCCGGGGATGAGGGTGTCTACCGGTGTCTAGTGGAGAATCGATTGGGCAGCATTGAGAACTCCATCACAGTGGTTCTTTCCAGTGAGTTTCTCTTCTTTTTAACTtcttatagatttttataagTTCTTTGTGATCTCCAGACCTTCCCGGCATAAGCAAGGGCTGGATTTGGTTCGGTGTCATGCTGTTCCTTCTCCTGATCAGCCTGTGCGCCTTCCTGGCCGTTCGCTACCACAAGGAGCACAAACGACATCTGGCCTTGAAGGCCGCTGGGCTGGCCAACTTCGAGGAGGGAGCCGTAGGACACATTAATCCCGATCTCACTCTGGATGAACAGGCGGAGCTGCTGCCCTATAACCGGGAGTTTGAGTTCCCGCGCGACAACCTGAAGCTGGGCAAGCAGTTGGGAGCCGGAGCCTTTGGCGTGGTACTCAAGGGCGAGGCCAAGGGTATACGAAAGGAGGAGCCCGTCACCACGGTGGCCGTTAAGATGGTCAAGCGGACGGCGGACAATGAGGTGGTGCGGGCTTTGGTGTCCGAGTTGAAGATTATGGTCCATCTGGGTCAGCACTTGAATGTGGTGAATCTGCTGGGAGCTGTTACCAAAAATATAGCAAAGCGTGagtataaactaaaaaattatggattttttaaacaatttcattagattaacacattttttttggattataaagataaatatatctctctagattttaaattatttaaaatttagtctGAAAGTATCTCTACGTTTtcccactttatttttattaagattTTATGCCTCTTTAgaaaatcattaaatttatatttaaacccTCTTTCCCAAAGGTGAACTCATGGTCATTGTGGAGTACTGTCGCTTTGGCAATATCCAGAACTTCCTGCTGAGGAATAGAAAGTGTTTTATTAATCAGATCAGCCCGGATACCGATCACATTGATCCCAACATCATGACGCAACGCTTCTCTGAGAACTTTGACCTGCACCGGTAAGTGATTGCCACTTTACACTCTCCTCTCTTAACCCAGTGTTTACTAACCCCAAGTTTAACTTATCTTAACTGCTAACTAACGCTAATCTTGTTCCGTTTCTGGTTTTGGTAATCCTTACTAACCCTCGACTAACCAACAAACTACACTCGACACGATCTAATCAACAAATCTTaccacaacacacacaaaaaacaaacactcTGAATGTATCTGTATGCGCACCTGTATTGCCTGTGCATCTCTCACCACCTGTGCCTGTGATCTCCCGCTCCTGGTTGTGGTCTCCTCCTTGTGTGTCTCCTCCTCCTGTTTGTCTGTGTGGGCGCCGCGACTAAACCCCAATTAACAGCGATGCTAACGGTGGTGGCTTGAAGTATGCTAATGTCGGGTTCCCGCTCCACTCGTACATGAACCAACTGAACTCCTCGTACAACAATAACACCCAACCGCCGCCTAATCATCGCAGAAACTCCGACAATGATCCCCGATCGGGCACCCGTGCCGGACGACCAGGATCCGGGTCTGCCACCTATAGCTACGACCGACAGATGGACACCTGTAACACCGTGATGACCACTGTCCCAGAGGGTGAGTTTCAGCTAAAGATTGAAGGTGTTCTCAAGATGACCTGTGTCctaattaaattgattatCCACAGATGACCAAATCATGTCCAATAATTCGGTTCAACCCGCCTGGCGTTCCAACTACAAGACAGACTCCACGGAGGCCATGTCGGTGACCACGGTTGACCTGGTTAGCTGGGCCTTCCAAGTGGCTAGGGGTATGGATTATTTGTCCTCCAAGAAGGTATTGCATGGCGATCTGGCGGCCAGAAATATACTCCTGTGCGAGGATAATGTCGTCAAGATTTGTGACTTTGGTCTGGCGCGTTCCATGTATCGTGGGGATAACTACAAGAAGTCGGGTAAGCCACTGAttaatttgttgttaatttttttaaatgttaaatatttaattgaattttaggactgattcttaattaaaataaatttaatttaatttaattttattcaattttagaGAGCGGCAAACTTCCCATTAAGTGGCTGGCGCTGGAGTCCCTCAGCGATCATGTCTTCAGCACATACAGCGATGTCTGGTCCTTCGGCATTGTCCTGTGGGAGATGTTCTCGCTGGCCAAGGTCCCCTACCCGGGCATAGATCCCAATCAGGAGCTGTTCAACAAGCTAAACGATGGCTACCGCATGGAGAAGCCGCCCTATGCCAATCAGGAGCTCTACGACATTATGCTGGAGTGCTGGAGGAAGAAGTAAGTGCTTGTCTGggtctctaaaaatattaattattaattacataaaatatttaatacttcTCGCAGTCCCGAAAGCCGACCCTTGTTCAATGAGCTGGAGAAGCGTTTTGCCACCATGCTGGGCGAGGATGTGGCCAATGTAAGTTTTCCTTCTCTGAATTTATTTCCAAGATTCCTAACTAAGAATTACCTTTGCTCCTTAGCACTACTTGGACCTGAATAATCCCTACCTGCAAAGCAACATGGAGTACATGAAGAACCAGCAGACAGACTACCTGGCCCTGATGGGCTCCCCCGATGAGCTGGCGCCCTCGGCTCCACGCTACGTCAACGGACACATTGTACCCGATATACGTGAGTATAAAGCATACAGATATAACCCATTGCTGGCCATGGATCAGGCTACTAACTAAGCACACACTCACCCCCCACACATGCATCCCTCTGCACCATggcacaccacacacacgaCTAACACAGGCATCGAGGAGCTGCCGGATGACTACATGGCCATGAGTCCCGACTCCGATGCACCACCGCCACCGGCCACAGCCATCTTCTCACCCACGCGCCTCGAAGGGGAGGCGGCCAGCGATTTTGCGGACTTCTCTAGCGACACAACCACTTTCAATTTCCCACCAGGAGCCCGCCACTCGCCGACGCTGAGCAACAACATGGACATAAGTGGGGCCAGCAAGCCCCTACGCAACAAGAAAAACGGTCTGCCCACGGTGGATGCGGCGGATCAGGCTCCCGAGGAGATACCCATGCTGCATCGCCGCTCGGCGGGTTCGGATGAGGACGAGGAGGGCGAACGCCGGAGTCCCGAGCAGGCGAGGCGTTTCAATCAGGCTCTGAAGCAGCACtatgccacgcccacgccctcGCCCCGCCATCATGTGGAGACGAAACTCAATGGGGACTCGACGGCGGATAACTATGTGAATGTAAAGCCGCCGAGGAAAAATCTGCCGAGCAAAGCGGCGACATCAACGGGCACGGCGGCCCCAACGGAAGCCTTCTCGAATCCCAGCTACCAGCCACTGTCCGCCGTCAATGAGAAGGAGCAGCGAAGGTATTAAGGATGTTCCGGAGCCATTAGTTTAGGTCAAGGAACCTTAACAGgattagttggaattttagaGGGAATTGAGAGAGTTATTGAGAGAAATTGGgaatcaaaaacaaattataaattattgtatTAATTCCCTTTTTACAATTCCAACTGATTTGTGGAAGGTTTCTTTAGAAAAACAATACTACTTAGTGGCATTGTCCAGATTCTGATATAGCTTTAAGGCCCACCACACTCACACTCTCCATGTTATATACTTATTAATGCCATTTCATGTCTAGGTTTAGTCTAGCTCTAAGTGTATTTTGATCTATGTAAATGAACGACTTGAACTGTGTATATACTCAAATACAATGGGTATCGTATATCAACATTAATGAGTCCTAATCGGGGTTGAGTGGCATCAACTTGGTGTGATTGTGGTGTTCTCCTTGTTGTTTTCCAAGCGCATACGTCGCTCCTCTAGTTCCAGTTCCAAGATTTTGCTTTTCAGATTAAGATTCTTGAGCTCGAGGCGATGTCTCTTGGCGGATCTGGCGTTCTCATTGTTATAGAATCTCTGCTGCAGGCGAATGAGCTCATGTCTATCGGCCTCCAGGGATCGTTTGCTGTTGTTAGTGGGTGGGGTTATTGGGTCTTTTTCCGGTGAAAGCGGGGATAGGTTAGCCCATAGAAATTCCCCCTGAACTTCCTCCTGAACTTCCTCCTGAACTTCCTCCTGAACTTCCTCCTTAACTTCCTCCTCAACTTCCTCCTTAACTTCCTCTTGAACTTCCTCCTGAACTTCCTCCTGAACTTCCTCCTGAACTTCCTCTTGATCTTCCTCCTGGATAGGATTCTGGAATAAGGGTTTAGCttgaaaaaaaagttttattttgaatacaatttcaataaaaacctCTTCAATTTTCTCAGGTTTAATCTCAATTAAGTCATCTGtggaaaacataaataaagatAAGAGTTAAAGTTGCATATAGAAACTTCCCTTCACAACTAttatattattcttaaattttaatatatatattagcaaaaatattaaaaaaaacaaatataaataagcaaTCATGGCACCCAACTCACATTGattatcctcctcctcctccccgaCCTCATCATATACTACCGACACAAAACTACTGGGTGTTAGTTCAAAATCATCCAACTGATTGATGGGTTGACTGACCAACCGTCTGCCCTCCGTCTTGGTCTTGGTATTCATATTCTTGTACTTATCCTTGAGGGTCCGCCAAGTGCGAGGCATGCCGGTTTGGTGGGTGAACTTCTGGGCCAACTGCTCCCAGGCCTCCTTCTTCATCTGGCAGGTCAAAGCATCGGATTTCTTGTTGTCAATAATGGGTTTATAGGGCTTTAGCAGACGGAGTAGTATATCCTCCTCGGATGGCGAGAAGTTCTTGCCCCTTTGGCGGGTGCGCTTTTCCGACTGATTTTGTTTAGGCATTTTTTCCttagattttgttttgtttttttttttttaatttaaactaaattgagtttaaataaaacagaatTGACGTTTCGGTTTAGGGGCATCTGATggatattcaaaaaaataaacaaattcctAGTACAGTTAAAAAGGGTTTAAGCTAGTTCTCCAAATTTCAAAAGCTTACCTAAACCACTTATTTAATGTCcagagaaataaattaattaaagttttataatttgtgtttacttttttagtctttatttattaatttgatttattttctactgtgaaaaaaacaacataaaataaaataaaataataatattaagaaCTAAATAATCTACAAAGGACTCTGCACTATGAATGCTGCCCCATGAGACTTCGAGCGGAGGAGGAGTCCTGCCATAGATGGCTTGATCCCTGCTTTACTTCTTAAGGAAAAAGGTAAAACAAGGACTTAGCTttccattaaataatttacaaaatttaaaatcaacgGACTACCCACTTGCTAAAAAGCTAAAGCTTAGAGATGGCACTCAGTTAGGTTAATCGATAGTATTTACCCAATGCAAATATCGAATACCTATGTAAAATGAACACAAGAAtgtataaaaaagaaatggcaaataaacataaatagatatttaaaaaataaatcaaatttagaGCAAAATATAGCCAGTGAATATGCCTTTCATATTCCCATTTCCCAATACTAAAATATCGACTCACGTCCCATCACTAGAATGTATCGATAAGCCGCAAAAGTCGCAGTGAAAGAAAAAGTTTGTTGATTTGTTGAATTCCACGAAAGAGAGTGATTAATTAAGGAAACTAAAGCCAGCAACAAAATGATGGTATGTACACATGAAACCCAAGCCTAATCTCCCCGCCTCGAAGTTATTGATACCTTCAAGTGTTTCCATTGAGAGCTGCTGGCAGAGCCGTCCAAGAGACGCCTCTTGCACCGCGCACACAAAGAAAAGTCTTATCATGAAAATGGGCGTAATTAGAGTGTGAATTGATGTGTTTATTGCACTTACAGGACGGCACGGATGACTCAAACCTGCTGAACAGTCCCTCTGCGACCAACAACAATGGCTCTACCATGGAAATAGTCTCGCCCACCAACCCGCTGGCGAATCCTCTGGCCAGCCCAGCAGCGGCACCTGCCACAAATGGCAGTGGATCTGCCACATCGCCGGACAGCTCCTCATCCGCACCGGCCACGCCCGCTGCTCCCGTTGCCCTGGGCGAGAACGCCCTCCATGTGGAGATATCCGATGCACTGAGCGAAAAGGAAAAGGTCAAGTTCACAGTGCACACACGCACCACGCTGCCGGGTTTTGCGAAAAAGGACAATAATGTGGTGCGTCAGCATGAGGAGTTTGTGTGGCTGCACGATCGCATCGAGGAGAACGAAGACTATGCCGGCTACATTgtgagtttttaaattattaacatATATTTCTGATGCTGATAGTAATATCATGATATCCTGGCTAGATTCCACCCTGTCCGCCGCGTCCGGACTTTGATGCGTCGCGCGAAAAGCTGCAGCGTTTGGGCGAGGGCGAAGGCAACATGACCAAAGAGGAGTTCAAGAAGATGAAGTCGGAGCTGGAGGCGTAAGtgccttaatttatttaaaaaaaaaaatagaaaaggaGCTAACTTTGGGTATCCGGAGTTTGAAAACCCTTTCTTTTTGCAACTAGATCAGagaatcaatttttaatttaatatttaatatcataactaagtcaaaagtACTTATATCTTGATTTGAAAAACAGTTCTGTGCTGATTTTCattaggttaacaaatctgcttacaaaattaaattaaatatttatctataatattttctagTAATTTTTCGGAAAATCAAATCTTAAAAATGCAATAACTaaaccaaaaatgcattaaatttacTCCGGAAAGCTTTTTTGTGTTCGTTTTTATAAGgataataaatctgcatactagattaaattttattttaaaatcaaaatttttgaaaatttttgaaaattttaatgatgtaaccccttatcaaattttgaaaaaatggctaaaaaattgtttttcttcaaacaaggctaaatcgattcggcttttaatgctgatcaagaatatatatgatttgtagggtcggaaatgattccttcactACTTTTCTGGCTTcagactgaaattataatataaaatataataataaactatatttttactattttccAGCGAATACCTTGCTACCTTCAAAAAAACCGTCGCCATGCACGAAGTGTTCCTCCGTCGACTGGCCAGTCATCCCGTCTTTCGCGTGGACCAGCATCTCAAGGTATTCCTGGAGTACGATCAGGATTTGTGCGCCAAGCCGCGCAAGAAGATGGCCATTTTCGGTGGCTTTGTAAAGTCGCTGGGCAAGACCACCGACGAGATTCTGCTCAGCGCCACGGTGCGAGATGTGAATGATTTTTTTGAGAACGAGCTGCAATTCCTCACCGAATACCATGGGCATTTGCGTGAGGCAGCCATCCGTACAGAGAAGATGACACAGCGGCACAAGGATGTGGGCGATAGCCATCAGAAGATATCGAATGCCTTGACCCAGCTGTCGACCACCGAGAAGGGCAATGTGGAGACCTTTGTGGCCAAGACAGCAGAGATATTTGAGAGAATTAAGGTGGGtttgtaataaaagtttataaatgctTTATTTATTCGTTAAATTTCGTTTAGAATCTGGAGACCCGTGTGGCCAGCGATCAGGATCTCAAGCTGGGCGACACTTTGCGCTACTATCAAAGGGACAGTGATGCTGCCAAGGCCTTGCTAATCCGACGCCTGCGATGCCTGGCTGCCTATGAGACGGCCAATCGTAATCTGGAGAAGGCCCGTTCCAAGAACAAGGATGTGCATGCGGTAAGATGCGGGCAGAGCTTCTGTAACCCAAATCCTTTTTATAGACAACGTTTTCAACCCTTTTCAAAAATGTGGTTTCAGCGGGGCAATCAATTCTAACGCTTCACTAATTATAAACCAAAATATTAACTACCTTGTTTTTTCTCAACCACCTCACATTGCTCCGCTCTTCGTTCTCTGCTCTGCCTGTCCCTCTGCCCCCTcactctctctgtgtgtgtggcagcCCTTGGAGGTGCAAGAGGTATTTGGCATTTTAAGGTTTATTAACCGTCGATTTAGTAGATGTAAACAGCTGCATGCCCTCCATTCGTAATCACACACTCTAGCATGTCCTTGTTGTGGCACGGTGATTTTGAATCCAACTAATCTCATGTTTGGTTTTCAACTTAGGCTGAGACTGCCCAGGCGGAGGCCTGCGAAAAGTTTGAATCGATGTCTGCCTGCGGCAAGGAAGAGCTGATTGGCTTTCGCAATCGACGGGTGGCGGCTTTCAAGAAGAGGTGAGTCTGCCGAAGAGCCTTTAATGGGGGtatcttattttaaattcctATCACTATTGCAGCCTTGTTGAGCTCTCTGAGCTAGAGATCAAGCATGCCAAGACCCAGTATGAATATCTGCGCCAATCGCTGCTGGCGCTAAAGGAGATTGCCTGAGAGGACGAGGTGGTTAATGAATGAGTCCAGGAGATGGAAGTAAATCAATTGTTTAATTGCTAAGCAaacagtttattattattgccatTGAGTGCAACATTTATTATCttagccacacacacacacatgtattTGTATTGTAACGAATAaccatttgttttttgtgaaCACAGAGcgcttttatatatttgtgaaACAAGCATTCCTCTCTCTGAAGCATTAcctataaaatacatataaataaatggaaataaatgagAAAGTATTGTACAGAAGGCTAGATGTTTGTTATCAATCAACAGCACACTAACTTGGCATCGGTAGCCAGGCAACAACCAAGCGTTTCCCAAATTTAGTATACCCAGCAAAAGAGTTCTTactttaattcattttaaaaacccCTTGACCATGGATGACTTTGGCTGTTTTGATTACAAGCGCCCGGTTAGCCACAAGCAAACTGATTGGCGAACCTCTACGTATCGGGGTCATTACCATCTCACCGATCTGAGGATGGACAACAAGCTGAATGTAAAGTTTGCCGACAAGGACCTTTATGTGAGGGATCCGCTGCTGTCGGAGAAGCCCACCTCTGAAGCCATGGCCAATTATGTATGGCAGGTAAGACAACAAATCGTCAAAGGAGGTATCCTTCTCTAAAGGACTCTCCCCACCCCCCTTTCCAGTATGGAGATCCCTATGCCCTGAAGAATCCCTCGCTCAACATGAAGACCCAGTACATGAAGCCCTtcgagcaggagcagctgcgCTTTGTAAAGCGCCGCATGAAGCCCATCTCGAGTGTTAGCCACGACACCTATGTGCTCAAGGAAATGCCCGAGGAGCCGGAGGTGGTGGCCCCTGCCATGCCCACGCCCGTTAAAGCCACCAAGCTAATCATCGATCGTGCCGAGGAGGGCTACAGCAAGTACTTGGATCCCTCGGCCACCACCTACAATCTCTCGTATGTGCGGCTGAGTCCGGAGAAAATAAACGGTGGCGTGGGTGCCCACGACAATCTTACGTACTGGAACTGGTCGGAGAAGATGGTGCCCCCGCG
It contains:
- the Pvr gene encoding platelet-derived growth factor receptor alpha isoform X7, with amino-acid sequence MLLERMPWILWPILLLLGISRIEALPRPQFDLEDDPPSCGGENGAPLITPCKDNIKLEHRTNYTLLCEASEPVIWWINSEVHPGLTTFTNELDPTRPFGVRLDLLEVTADQVGAYFCIKESSLDQINLSRESDEEVREMVNQDQASSIYVYVNDPYNKLVPTDVIVLAHQYSDVVIPCKPAMPETEVLLHFNGDSYSSREVGRYDPKRGFTIEIRSVTDGGEYYCLPKTPYPDHDDENWTVLVSFIASGLDNLSTNGPSPGPLTNIGLEYEDEVDDVLASVTNQTQGEVALISGDGSAQDRIRRSPARLAPMPSSPSPRPGQADKPLPKPEIKSRARNHVFLHGNFTLVCEQSSTIELLSYSMEWITPPRDKSRITITTAEFDDKFKNSTHHLGRSTLTVTNAQPTDTGLYKCVVTETTNNKPQIVSYKIRVLAPNETYLNVNEPSNHYDVREFANKTIQMTATFEGFPEPTFSWLKPDGTEVWQTEHNFKIISTERSTTLQVLNAQLEDSGTYILRGTNTIQTVERPYNVSVIDGPALSMSDVYVQVGKVARLECTVRAYPPAIVTFFFRPCTLEPRWPTCSVLNQNFSSPKIQEEYQFQTKPRPGKLSIERIVEVSFRPTEPGILTCIAENLVDGKARRSQTKAHVLLGDIAENMTIYGLDEQRKIAKGDEENFTCEALAYHFDDKLRWLHDGVELEADERVTIETSKTEYSYKSTVHFSSITDEDRGTYECRAYHIMNSGDYGSREINVFVHDPRAPQWKYTNLNTHSKMERNLSQSLELVCRSEAVPLATVRWFKDGRELVETNLLHFPEGDTKLLITHLYPGDEGVYRCLVENRLGSIENSITVVLSNLPGISKGWIWFGVMLFLLLISLCAFLAVRYHKEHKRHLALKAAGLANFEEGAVGHINPDLTLDEQAELLPYNREFEFPRDNLKLGKQLGAGAFGVVLKGEAKGIRKEEPVTTVAVKMVKRTADNEVVRALVSELKIMVHLGQHLNVVNLLGAVTKNIAKRELMVIVEYCRFGNIQNFLLRNRKCFINQISPDTDHIDPNIMTQRFSENFDLHRDANGGGLKYANVGFPLHSYMNQLNSSYNNNTQPPPNHRRNSDNDPRSGTRAGRPGSGSATYSYDRQMDTCNTVMTTVPEDDQIMSNNSVQPAWRSNYKTDSTEAMSVTTVDLVSWAFQVARGMDYLSSKKVLHGDLAARNILLCEDNVVKICDFGLARSMYRGDNYKKSESGKLPIKWLALESLSDHVFSTYSDVWSFGIVLWEMFSLAKVPYPGIDPNQELFNKLNDGYRMEKPPYANQELYDIMLECWRKNPESRPLFNELEKRFATMLGEDVANHYLDLNNPYLQSNMEYMKNQQTDYLALMGSPDELAPSAPRYVNGHIVPDIRARHSPTLSNNMDISGASKPLRNKKNGLPTVDAADQAPEEIPMLHRRSAGSDEDEEGERRSPEQARRFNQALKQHYATPTPSPRHHVETKLNGDSTADNYVNVKPPRKNLPSKAATSTGTAAPTEAFSNPSYQPLSAVNEKEQRRY
- the Pvr gene encoding platelet-derived growth factor receptor alpha isoform X4 is translated as MLLERMPWILWPILLLLGISRIEALPRPQFDLEDDPPSCGGENGAPLITPCKDNIKLEHRTNYTLLCEASEPVIWWINSEVHPGLTTFTNELDPTRPFGVRLDLLEVTADQVGAYFCIKESSLDQINLSRESDEEVREMVNQDQASSIYVYVNDPYNKLVPTDVIVLAHQYSDVVIPCKPAMPETEVLLHFNGDSYSSREVGRYDPKRGFTIEIRSVTDGGEYYCLPKTPYPDHDDENWTVLVSFIASGLDNLSTNGPSPGPLTNIGLEYEDEVDDVLASVTNQTQGEVALISGDGSAQDRIRRSPARLAPMPSSPSPRPGQADKPLPKPEIKSRARNHVFLHGNFTLVCEQSSTIELLSYSMEWITPPRDKSRITITTAEFDDKFKNSTHHLGRSTLTVTNAQPTDTGLYKCVVTETTNNKPQIVSYKIRVLAPNETYLNVNEPSNHYDVREFANKTIQMTATFEGFPEPTFSWLKPDGTEVWQTEHNFKIISTERSTTLQVLNAQLEDSGTYILRGTNTIQTVERPYNVSVIDGPALSMSDVYVQVGKVARLECTVRAYPPAIVTFFFRPCTLEPRWPTCSVLNQNFSFQTKPRPGKLSIERIVEVSFRPTEPGILTCIAENLVDGKARRSQTKAHVLLGDIAENMTIYGLDEQRKIAKGDEENFTCEALAYHFDDKLRWLHDGVELEADERVTIETSKTEYSYKSTVHFSSITDEDRGTYECRAYHIMNSGDYGSREINVFVHDPRAPQWKYTNLNTHSKMERNLSQSLELVCRSEAVPLATVRWFKDGRELVETNLLHFPEGDTKLLITHLYPGDEGVYRCLVENRLGSIENSITVVLSNLPGISKGWIWFGVMLFLLLISLCAFLAVRYHKEHKRHLALKAAGLANFEEGAVGHINPDLTLDEQAELLPYNREFEFPRDNLKLGKQLGAGAFGVVLKGEAKGIRKEEPVTTVAVKMVKRTADNEVVRALVSELKIMVHLGQHLNVVNLLGAVTKNIAKRELMVIVEYCRFGNIQNFLLRNRKCFINQISPDTDHIDPNIMTQRFSENFDLHRDANGGGLKYANVGFPLHSYMNQLNSSYNNNTQPPPNHRRNSDNDPRSGTRAGRPGSGSATYSYDRQMDTCNTVMTTVPEDDQIMSNNSVQPAWRSNYKTDSTEAMSVTTVDLVSWAFQVARGMDYLSSKKVLHGDLAARNILLCEDNVVKICDFGLARSMYRGDNYKKSESGKLPIKWLALESLSDHVFSTYSDVWSFGIVLWEMFSLAKVPYPGIDPNQELFNKLNDGYRMEKPPYANQELYDIMLECWRKNPESRPLFNELEKRFATMLGEDVANHYLDLNNPYLQSNMEYMKNQQTDYLALMGSPDELAPSAPRYVNGHIVPDIRIEELPDDYMAMSPDSDAPPPPATAIFSPTRLEGEAASDFADFSSDTTTFNFPPGARHSPTLSNNMDISGASKPLRNKKNGLPTVDAADQAPEEIPMLHRRSAGSDEDEEGERRSPEQARRFNQALKQHYATPTPSPRHHVETKLNGDSTADNYVNVKPPRKNLPSKAATSTGTAAPTEAFSNPSYQPLSAVNEKEQRRY